TACTTATGAAGATATTAATTAAAGGAGCTTGACTAAAATTCACAGTTCActtcactatatattaatacctgctttatttttttgttagttcTATCAATATCACCACTTGTTCAATGAGTTCTATCACATATCCAACTTGTTGCGGAAATACATTTCTTGCTATCATTGTTGGTAGGAGGAGTTTGGAATGAAAATTAGCAGTTGATGGATATTTATTTCCTTAAGACTCTTGAAATTTAGAGCAAAGAGAGTCAACTACTGATAGACTTACGGACTAACGTAGAGCaataattaatgttttattactTTGAAAAGAGGCTAAAAAGACAAGGAAACAAAATTTGGTAACTGGAGAAGTGTTCTTCAGTTCTCGAGTCTTGACCATCAAACTAGCTAGTAAATGAGAATTGTCTGTAAAACATTTTCGCTGACGAGGGCCGGGATGATGTTGTGAATAGGTGATATTGATGGTTGTTTGTGAGCCGTCAACTTTCAAAAGAGCGAAGGAGCAGCTTTAGCGATGTGAGCTTTTATCCCATGCACAAGAGCGAATCATGCATGCACTATGACCATCCGTACTAATAAGAGTTGCAAAAAGTAATTGAATCTTATTAATTCCTATACAAAAGTCAGAAACTTTGGCTTAACCGACATTGATCTCAATAGATTAGTGTCGGTACCCGGCCCCCCATCTAAATTTGTGGACTCGAAGATAACAAcgtcattacaaaaaaaaacgaagaaagAAACGTTGCAAATTCATTCAATGAACTTGTCAAAACCTAtgcataaactaaaaaaaatgatgtaaaaaaaacaaaaaaaatgtaaaacaccATGTTATTTCACTAGTTACATGTTTTAAGGGACTTTTTCAAGTTCAACACCATTTTATGTCATGAACTTAATTTGTTCCagtaaaaaaaaacctaattttGGTAGCCTAATTAACATGTTTCTGACCAAATGACACAATATTATTGGTAGATCCGAATGGTTACACACAGAAATGCGGTTAGGTTATATGGAAAAGCTAGCAGTTAGCTAACTAATTTCTTCGTGCGCATCATATTGTGACACGTCCTACCACACGTCGTCATAACATGATGAGCTCCATATGAGTTTATCCTATGTTCACATTTAGTTTCTaaagataattaaaaaagattGCAAGAAAACGACATGAAAACTAATACCACACGGAATGGAGAATGCCTCTTcttaaaatcttaaaactaaCCCCTCCCACTATCTTCTTCTTATATGGCATATCTTTCactattttcttttgtcaactcctttgtattttaattgttattattcaacacaaaaaaagaagaaagaaacattCTATTTCTCTGTCTTTTCCTCATCTCTTATCTGAATTTTATTTCTTCTGTCCTGCTTTGTATAACCGCCGGCCGTCGATGAACGATCGGAGTCTGAAAAAGTCTCTATCTGGAAAAACCAACCCCCCTGCGGATGATTCCATAGTTGGAGATGCTGACGAGAACTTGGATCTCTTCTCAATCAATCGTAGTGGCTTGACTTCTTTGGACGGTATCATCTTATTACCTATCTTGCCTTCTCATTGACTTGTGTTTTCATTTGCTTTTCTACAACGATACAATAATGCTACTCTTCTCTTTTGATCTATTAGTATATTTACATTTTGTATTCTGAAGATCGCTTCTATGTACAAGTTGTGTTTTTTTCACAAGACCCATTACAAGCTAACAATAAAACTGGTGTAACTTAGGCTCCAAAATACATTAACCTTATACTTGAGCATGTTATATTGAGCAGAGCCATACTTATATTTTCTTGCTAGCTAgtcataatgttttttttatctgcTAAAATTTGGTGCAAGCTAGCCATAATGTTTTActtgttatttcttttttatctgGTCATATAGTATAGTTTGCATGTACATTTAATGAATCATTCTCTATTTGGTCAGCTGCTTTGATTAAACCAGGAAAACGTTCTATCGAACAAGCTAAAGTTTCTAAACCTGAACTTGATGATGAGAAAGAACATTGGAATGACCAGTAAGTTATTTTGATAGTCTCATTCATCTATATATTTAACAAACAATTTTTCCTGAATATAATGTTTTGATATGCAATTAGGCTTAATTATACCGTTCCTGAAGTTACATTAGAAGCTCTTTCTAAATTGGTTCTACAAGCTAGAAACGTAACTTCCCAGCTTCAGTCAATTTCTACCACAAGAGCTGGTACAAAGGTATGAACGCAATCAAATATTCACGTTAGCTTATATATACCCCTTTAAAGAGATCATATAAGATTTGTCTCACAGGACGAGAGCGATCCATCTTCAAAACCAACGAGAAGCACTTCAACAGTACGTCCCTCAAACATTCCCACACTTCGTCCTTCCAGCATTCCAACACTTCGTCCCTCCAGCACTGTCAGGTCCTCGTCAGCCCCTAAGAAGactactacaacaacaacaacagcttcAGCTTCGGTTGCATCTCCAAAGAGAAGTGTCTCTCGATCTTTAACTCCTGTATCACGCAAAACACCATCACGATCTTCAACTCCTTCAAGAATCAGTACAACTATTCCTACTTTCAAGAAAGCTGGAGACCCTCAAAGATCAAGATCGTTGACTCCTAGGTCAAAGCCTCAGATTGCAACAAACTCAGCTGCACCTTCAAGTAGGGCCAGTGTGCGCTCTACGTCTGCGTCATCACGTCCATCACTTTCATCAACACCTCAGACACCGCCAAGAGGAAGAGAAAAAACAGTCACTCTAGCGTTTGGTCGACCAGTGGCAACCACAAGGAATGTAACTTCGCCCAAACGTAACACATCTCCTGATGTTACAAGAACGAGGTCCAAAGAGAagtctgcttcttcttctttgattccTTCCTTTTCAGGCCTTTCACGTACACCAGCAAGGGCAAAGCCTGTTAAGTCATCTGCAGCTGTTTCGGATCCAACAAGGTCCGGAAAAAAAGTGTCAAATGCTTCGGTTCAAATTGCTAACAATCACATGGTAACATTCTCTTGGcacaatatataatactacTTTTAGAAAAATACCATTAGATAGcaaatgaaacaatttttttttgttcaaaagtaTCACACAAAAGAAGGAAACTCGCCAAAATAGTATTAactaaaagtttttaaaaacattttttatttaggttTGGGTTTATTAATTGGAGTTTTAGAGTTATAGTAGTATTATTTGGGGTGGGATTtggtttaggatatagggtaattttagtgtttttattagtaatttatttttgtaacaatttttttaaaagtattataaATGGTATTAgccatatcttttttttttatttaaaacgtcCACAGCTATCAATATAACATGTTCTTTGTAGGACGCACGAAAGGGGAAAGCAAATCCGTTTTTAGGCACAATGTTGTACCCACAAAGCATCAAATCTTATTCAAGAAAGTGGTGTGGTAGTAGTGAAGGAAGCAGCAGCAGTAACCAGGAAGAGGACGAAGGAAAAAGCCTAATGAAAGAAGAAAACACAGAGAAGAGTGACAGTGCTCGTTACGAGTCACTCTTGGATGTTAAAGATGTCAAGGATACTAACTGGCTACTTAACCTTGATGATGAGTCTAATCATTCTCTCATCTTCGACAGTGTTTTCGACTCTCCTCCTGAGCCATTCTCTCCTCTTTGACtctttttatattatctttttcttAAAACACACAAGTTGCTTGGAAAATAATTCTTTTTCACTCTTTTTATTTGTGCAATGAAAGAGAATAATAAAAGAATGATTGCTCTACTTGTTGAAATACATGTGTTCTTGTAAGTGTTTCTTGTATTGGTCGACAAAAAATATGTACATCTTTGAGGTTTTTGTTGGTTTGtacaaaatagttttaacaAAAGAAACTGGAGTTGCACCAGTATTGCAGAATTCCATACTAAGAAACTATGGTTGAAGTGAATTTTCGGTTATTGCTGAGAAAATCTACGAATTAAGCTTAAAGAAAGCACAAAACTTAGAAAGAAACTCAATTGGCGCAAATACTTGTTTTAGATTTGTTTATTGAGTGTGTTTGTTTACTAATTGTGtagataaataatttacaagatttgtatttatactaaaaataaaactttcttttttcttttagaattttttttcttcaataaaAGCATTTCTCCTACACTTAAAATGAATCATGTATAGTATAGCATTCCAAATGAGTCCTTTACTAGTGCAACAAAAGTAAACTTTTACTGGTGTTTAAATCACTATGATTGATTATACAATCAACACGTCTAGTTCCATGATTTGTTGGACTTTTCAAAGTCTGACA
The nucleotide sequence above comes from Brassica napus cultivar Da-Ae chromosome A9, Da-Ae, whole genome shotgun sequence. Encoded proteins:
- the LOC106367652 gene encoding serine/arginine repetitive matrix protein 5-like translates to MPLLKILKLTPPTIFFLYGISFTIFFCQLLCILIVIIQHKKRRKKHSISLSFPHLLSEFYFFCPALYNRRPSMNDRSLKKSLSGKTNPPADDSIVGDADENLDLFSINRSGLTSLDAALIKPGKRSIEQAKVSKPELDDEKEHWNDQLNYTVPEVTLEALSKLVLQARNVTSQLQSISTTRAGTKDESDPSSKPTRSTSTVRPSNIPTLRPSSIPTLRPSSTVRSSSAPKKTTTTTTTASASVASPKRSVSRSLTPVSRKTPSRSSTPSRISTTIPTFKKAGDPQRSRSLTPRSKPQIATNSAAPSSRASVRSTSASSRPSLSSTPQTPPRGREKTVTLAFGRPVATTRNVTSPKRNTSPDVTRTRSKEKSASSSLIPSFSGLSRTPARAKPVKSSAAVSDPTRSGKKVSNASVQIANNHMDARKGKANPFLGTMLYPQSIKSYSRKWCGSSEGSSSSNQEEDEGKSLMKEENTEKSDSARYESLLDVKDVKDTNWLLNLDDESNHSLIFDSVFDSPPEPFSPL